From one Aspergillus fumigatus Af293 chromosome 8, whole genome shotgun sequence genomic stretch:
- a CDS encoding MFS transporter, translated as MLFNMVGHVVPPDDGHRLSDEDAPFLLEDFRSQPEPGDESSGDSSPDTTPPEQSRCWPVIALVAIMLTFEIGGQMIPGPMVRIIEIIVCEGYWRAHDPSRLPASGHVADHLCKIEEVQAEVTTIKGYLDFLEGLLCVLCAIPYGFLADRYGRRQAIRLTIPGFLLDAIITNSVLWFSDIFPPRAIWLAALSWTIGGGPIVAMALLWTMLADYTTDSTRPILFFRIGVVSEIATFLAGAISAQIMALNPWIPTLMGCGIVAVGLTCAFFLPETLNHCAKKKATIHRDEPVSCMGGLIVGEESFYCSPKVLLKSSRHCLILGKIRRFLNHDIFIFDHRLMLLLFAFAVYGLAQGSSGFLAQYMSTRFNWTLAQANLLKSFHTAATLPVFLFLLPYLSTHVLNYLSLRGRDLYLARMSITCLAVGSLSVGLAPNIVFLVPSLCLHAAGGGFPLVARSLATALVESDKTARLNSTIEVLHSMGSVLGSLCFTKVFTFGLKLCGVWIGLVWIMSSLLFALVGIPLTVLRV; from the exons ATGCTATTCAACATGGTAGGCCATGTTGTTCCACCAGACGATGGACACCGGCTCAGTGACGAAGATGCTCCATTCCTCTTAGAAGATTTCAGAAGCCAGCCGGAGCCTGGGGACGAATCTTCCGGCGATTCCAGCCCAGACACTACTCCACCAGAACAAAGCCGTTGTTGGCCGGTGATCGCCCTGGTTGCGATAATGCTCACCTTTGAGATCGGGGGTCAGATGATCCCCGGCCCCATGGTGCGCATTATTGAAATCATCGTGTGTGAGGGCTACTGGCGTGCACACGACCCGAGCCGGCTCCCGGCTTCGGGCCATGTAGCAGACCACCTGTGTAAGATAGAAGAGGTGCAGGCAGAAGTCACAACTATCAAGGGGTATTTGGACTTCCTCGAGGGTCTACTCT GCGTCCTCTGCGCTATCCCATACGGTTTCTTGGCAGATCGATACGGACGCAGACAAGCCATTCGTCTTACCATTCCTGGATTTCTCCTGGATGCAATCATCACTAATTCTGTACTGTGGTTCTCTGATATCTTCCCTCCCCGGGCTATCTGGCTTGCAGCGCTGAGCTGGACAATTGGGGGAGGACCAATTGTCGCAATGGCACTGCTATGGACAATGTTGGCCGATTATACGACAGATTCAACCCGTCCGATACTATTCTTTCGGATTGGAGTCGTTAGTGAGATTGCTACTTTCCTTGCCGGAGCGATAAGCGCGCAAATAATGGCTTTGAACCCTTGGATCCCGACGCTGATGGGCTGTGGAATTGTTGCTGTCGGCCTCACCTGTGCTTTCTTTCTACCTGAGACTCTGAACCATTgcgcgaagaagaaggctaCAATCCACAGAGATGAGCCAGTCTCCTGCATGGGCGGGCTGATTGTCGGTGAGGAATCGTTCTACTGCAGCCCAAAGGTTCTCTTGAAGTCGTCCAGACATTGTCTTATCTTGGGCAAGATCCGACGCTTCCTCAACCAtgatatcttcatctttgaCCACCGGCTCATGTTGCTACTCTTCGCTTTTGCCGTCTATGGGCTCGCTCAGGGTTCCTCTGGCTTCCTGGCTCAGTATATGTCCACGCGCTTCAACTGGACCCTAGCCCAGGCCAATCTCCTCAAATCCTTCCACACAGCTGCCACTCTCCCCGTGTTCCTGTTTCTCCTTCCTTATCTATCAACGCACGTCCTGAATTACCTATCGCTGCGCGGAAGGGATCTCTACCTGGCGCGGATGAGTATTACTTGTCTAGCGGTCGGATCCCTTAGCGTTGGTCTTGCGCCAAATATTGTCTTTCTGGTCCCAAGTCTCTGCCTCCATGCGGCTGGGGGAGGATTCCCGCTGGTCGCAAGGTCTCTGGCTACAGCCTTGGTAGAGAGTGACAAAACAGCAAGGCTCAACTCGACAATCGAGGTCTTACATTCGATGGGAAGTGTGTTGGGGAGTCTTTGCTTTACGAAGGTTTTTACATTTGGGTTGAAACTGTGCGGGGTATGGATTGGGCTGGTGTGGATAATGAGCAGTCTACTCTTTGCATTGGTGGGGATCCCACTTACGGTGCTTCGAGTGTAA
- a CDS encoding oxidase ustYa family protein, translating to MIFSKILKSFVGNYRFQSLNSEADGDTDIESENLLRITHGARKEDISKAWIYFTVANVTILIITASLILSTGTFWTSEKNAVLRPIAWWSPILDEIEIPRFETKLNGTLFAKPEVSVAREEPGAENDAAWGQYEKILTHVVTRDQILKLGKDPETVARFDNDYWGMGDDAYMVQMDVMHQIHCLNLLRKAAFADYPGYEPELDEKDKMWWIHLGHCTDILLQNIQCNANTEFLTLNWVEDRQAPWPDFSVNRKCRDFNALLDWQHSNAVDPDKFDRMPVPKDAFVWPAPWKKQETELGEKLGQHHMQEGLGDMHAHHGAGH from the exons ATGATCTTTTCAAAAATCTTAAAATCGTTCGTTGGGAATTACAGATTTCAAAGCCTTAATTCAGAGGCTGACGGTGATACTGACATCGAGTCAGAGAACCTCCTGCGGATCACACATGGCGCaagaaaagaagacatcTCAAAGGCCTGGATCTACTTTACTGTTGCAAATGTAACCATCCTTATCATAACGGCTTCCTTGATCCTCAGTACAGGCACCTTTTGGACAAGTGAGAAAAATGCGGTCCTCAGGCCGATAGCATGGTGGT CGCCCATCCTCGACGAGATAGAAATCCCCAGATTCGAGACAAAGTTAAACGGCACACTCTTCGCTAAGCCCGAGGTCTCAGTAGCCCGAGAAGAGCCCGGCGCGGAGAATGATGCAGCCTGGGGGCAGTATGAGAAGATCTTGACTCATGTTGTCACCCGCGACCAAATCCTCAAACTGGGGAAAGACCCGGAGACCGTGGCTCGCTTCGACAATGATTACTGGGGAATGGGCGATGATGCCTACATGGTACAGATGGATGTGATGCAT CAAATCCACTGCCTTAACCTGCTCCGCAAAGCAGCGTTTGCCGATTACCCCGGCTACGAGCCGGAGTTAGACGAGAAGGACAAAATGTGGTGGATCCACCTCGGTCACTGCACCGACATTCTGCTGCAAAACATCCAATGCAATGCCAATACAGAATTCCTGACTCTGAACTGGGTGGAAGACCGCCAGGCTCCGTGGCCGGACTTTAGTGTGAATCGCAAATGTCGCGATTTCAATGCGCTGCTCGACTGGCAACACAGCAATGCTGTTGATCCGGACAAATTTGACCGAATGCCCGTTCCAAAAGACGCTTTTGTATGGCCTGCGCCGTGGAAAAAGCAAGAGACGGAGTTGGGTGAGAAGCTGGGTCAGCATCATATGCAGGAAGGTCTGGGCGATATGCATGCGCATCACGGCGCAGGGCATTAG
- a CDS encoding NAD(P)/FAD-dependent oxidoreductase encodes MDKNQRVVIIGAGVFGLSTALNLTQDGFTAITVLDRHMPPVPDGSSNDISRVIRFDYGDPVYAQLGKEAYELWNTSPEYADSFHPTPCVWTAQRTGPAGLVQAGGSDFIRKTKEILTRMGAEWHGLADAAELNARFPAVSGTPIGEGFEGFYNNAAGWADAGVAMAGLRDRCIAAGVSFVTGPHGQVTELEKSSDGRITAVKTADGGRITADKFILATGAWTASLIPSWNSMVATAQIVGFVRLTPQEVRALKDLPIIFNLSTGFFSFPPHEKTGYLKVACHSFGYTLSSSQQISSPPSQAISARANFIPEEGRQRLLAGLKEILPQLVERGFEKTCLCWYNETPTGDFIFDYHPDHPNLFIATGGTGHAFKFLPNIGKYIAKSFQRQLSPELTEKWRFHTEYKDSPREDIFTGEKSRKGGDGSRGGPNRREFTPEERDRLLSLTNALAVRQAKM; translated from the exons ATGGACAAGAATCAACGCgttgtcatcatcggcgcAGGCGTCTTCGGCCTCTCCACCGCCCTCAATCTCACCCAGGATGGCTTCACCGCGATCACAGTGCTGGATAGACACATGCCGCCCGTCCCCGACGGGTCCAGCAACGATATTTCCCGCGTGATCAGATTCGACTACGGGGATCCTGTCTACGCACAGCTAGGCAAGGAAGCGTACGAGCTGTGGAACACCAGCCCTGAGTATGCGGATTCGTTCCACCCCACGCCGTGCGTCTGGACGGCGCAGCGGACTGGTCCGGCTGGTCTTGTTCAAGCCGGGGGCTCGGACTTTATCCGGAAGACGAAGGAGATCCTGACAAGGATGGGGGCCGAGTGGCATGGCTTGGCGGATGCGGCGGAGTTGAACGCGCGCTTCCCCGCTGTCAGTGGGACGCCGATTGGGGAGGGATTCGAAGGATTCTATAACAATGCGGCGGGATGGGCGGATGCAGGTGTTGCGATGGCGGGCCTACGCGATCGGTGTATTGCTGCTGGAGTATCGTTTGTGACGGGTCCTCATGGCCAGGTGacggagctggagaagagctcGGACGGGAGGATCACAGCAGTCAAGACGGCTGATGGGGGACGGATCACAGCAGACAAGTTTATCCTGGCGACGGGTGCTTGGACGGCTAGCCTGATCCCCTCATGGAATTCAATGGTGGCGACAGCGCAGATTGTGGGCTTTGTGCGGCTTACGCCGCAGGAGGTCAGGGCGCTGAAGGACCTGCctatcatcttcaatctctcgACGGGATTCTTTAGCTTCCCTCCGCACGAAAAGACGGGATACCTCAAGGTCGCCTGCCACAGTTTTGGGTACACACTGTCGTCAAGCCAGCAAATATCCTCACCACCCAGTCAGGCTATCTCCGCGCGCGCAAACTTCATCCCCGAGGAAGGTAGGCAGAGACTGCTTGCAGGTCTCAAGGAGATCTTGCCGCAGCTGGTAGAAAGAGGGTTCGAGAAGACATGCCTGTGCTGGTATAATGAGACGCCGACGGGCGACTTTATCTTCGATTATCATCCTGACCATCCCAATCTGTTCATCGCTACCGGCGGGACTGGACA TGCATTCAAGTTCCTCCCTAACATTGGAAAATACATTGCCAAGTCGTTTCAGAGACAACTGTCGCCAGAGTTGACGGAGAAATGGAGGTTCCATACCGAGTACAAAGACAGTCCGCGGGAGGACATCTTCACTGGAGAGAAGAGCCGgaagggaggagatggcAGCCGTGGAGGTCCTAACAGACGGGAATTTACCCCTGAGGAACGAGACCGTCTTTTGTCTTTGACGAATGCATTGGCTGTACGGCAGGCCAAGATGTAG